Proteins encoded in a region of the Zea mays cultivar B73 chromosome 4, Zm-B73-REFERENCE-NAM-5.0, whole genome shotgun sequence genome:
- the LOC100192967 gene encoding GTP-binding protein ERG isoform X1, translating to MRRLLQTLRPLQALPLNPAPGIPTPLRLLSTASSAASSDSDSAASPAVAPPPAADADFDSADYDLPTPGPAPSRKINNPAAALRKVRFDPSLRARADEALFGKGLGAAAVDEEDEDRSRDVALALLDAALEAPDEDEEDLGEVREEDQMSLSVGIVGAPNAGKSSLTNTMVGTKVAAVSRKTNTTTHEILGVLTKGNTQICFFDTPGLMLGHHGFPYRDVTVRVESAWSSINLYDLLIVMFDVNRHLNLPDSRVIKLIKRLGTEVNPNQRRILCMNKVDLVEDKKDLLKVAKEFEDLPGYERYFMVSGLKGKGVKDLVQYLMEQAVRRPWDEEPTVMTEEVMKTITLEVVREKMLHHIHQEIPYVIEHRLMGWKELKDGSLRVEQHFIAPKQSQRQILVGKNGSKIGRIGIEANEELRSIFKRDVHLILQVRVAKKRSA from the exons CTACCCCTCAACCCCGCTCCCGGTATCCCCACCCCTCTCCGCCTCCTCTCTACCGCCTCGTCGGCCGCGTCCTCGGACTCTGACTCCGCCGCTTCCCCCGCCGTGGCCCCGCCCCCCGCTGCCGATGCCGACTTTGACAGCGCCGACTACGACCTCCCGACCCCTGGTCCCGCCCCCTCCAGAAAAATCAACAACCCCGCCGCCGCGCTGAGGAAGGTCCGGTTCGACCCCTCCCTCCGCGCGCGCGCCGACGAGGCGCTCTTTGGTAAGGGGCTGGGCGCGGCAgccgttgatgaggaggatgaggaCCGCTCACGGGACGTGGCGCTCGCGCTGCTCGATGCGGCGCTGGAGGCGCCTGACGAGGATGAAGAGGATCTCGGGGAGGTCAGGGAAGAAGACCAGATGTCGCTTTCCGTTGGCATTGTCGGCGCGCCCAATGCCGGCAAGTCCTCGCTCACAAATACCATG GTTGGGACAAAAGTGGCTGCAGTCTCCCGCAAGACAAATACTACGACTCATGAAATTTTGGGGGTGCTAACAAAAGGGAACACACAGATA TGCTTTTTTGACACCCCAGGGCTCATGTTAGGGCACCATGGATTTCCTTATAGGGATGTCACAGTTCGTGTGGAGAGTGCCTGGAGCTCAATTAACCTCTATGATTTACTAATAGTCATGTTCGATGTCAATAGGCATCTTAATCT GCCAGATTCACGAGTTATAAAGTTAATTAAACGTTTGGGTACGGAGGTGAACCCAAACCAGAGGCGTATATTGTGCATGAATAAGGTTGACTTGGTGGAAGACAAGAAGGACCTACTTAaagttgcaaaagaatttgaagatCTTCCTGGATATGAAAG GTACTTCATGGTATCTGGGCTAAAAGGCAAGGGAGTGAAAGACCTTGTACAGTATTTGATGGAGCAG GCAGTAAGAAGACCTTGGGATGAGGAGCCAACTGTAATGACTGAAGAGGTAATGAAAACCATAACGTTGGAGGTTGTGCGCGAGAAGATGCTGCATCACATCCACCAA GAAATCCCCTATGTAATTGAGCATCGTCTGATGGGCTGGAAGGAGCTAAAAGATGGTTCTCTTAGGGTGGAGCAGCACTTCATTGCACCTAAGCAAAGCCAGCGTCAGATTCTTGTTGGTAAAAATGGTTCTAAGATAGG GAGAATCGGTATTGAAGCTAATGAAGAGCTAAGGTCCATATTCAAGAGAGATGTCCATCTAATTCTCCAAGTTAGAGTTGCGAAAAAGAGAAGTGCCTGA
- the LOC100192967 gene encoding GTP-binding protein ERG isoform 2 (isoform 2 is encoded by transcript variant 2), translating to MRRLLQTLRPLQALPLNPAPGIPTPLRLLSTASSAASSDSDSAASPAVAPPPAADADFDSADYDLPTPGPAPSRKINNPAAALRKVRFDPSLRARADEALFGKGLGAAAVDEEDEDRSRDVALALLDAALEAPDEDEEDLGEVREEDQMSLSVGIVGAPNAGKSSLTNTMVGTKVAAVSRKTNTTTHEILGVLTKGNTQIGCHSSCGECLELN from the exons CTACCCCTCAACCCCGCTCCCGGTATCCCCACCCCTCTCCGCCTCCTCTCTACCGCCTCGTCGGCCGCGTCCTCGGACTCTGACTCCGCCGCTTCCCCCGCCGTGGCCCCGCCCCCCGCTGCCGATGCCGACTTTGACAGCGCCGACTACGACCTCCCGACCCCTGGTCCCGCCCCCTCCAGAAAAATCAACAACCCCGCCGCCGCGCTGAGGAAGGTCCGGTTCGACCCCTCCCTCCGCGCGCGCGCCGACGAGGCGCTCTTTGGTAAGGGGCTGGGCGCGGCAgccgttgatgaggaggatgaggaCCGCTCACGGGACGTGGCGCTCGCGCTGCTCGATGCGGCGCTGGAGGCGCCTGACGAGGATGAAGAGGATCTCGGGGAGGTCAGGGAAGAAGACCAGATGTCGCTTTCCGTTGGCATTGTCGGCGCGCCCAATGCCGGCAAGTCCTCGCTCACAAATACCATG GTTGGGACAAAAGTGGCTGCAGTCTCCCGCAAGACAAATACTACGACTCATGAAATTTTGGGGGTGCTAACAAAAGGGAACACACAGATA GGATGTCACAGTTCGTGTGGAGAGTGCCTGGAGCTCAATTAA